A stretch of the Sylvia atricapilla isolate bSylAtr1 chromosome 28, bSylAtr1.pri, whole genome shotgun sequence genome encodes the following:
- the LOC136372522 gene encoding cytosolic purine 5'-nucleotidase-like isoform X4, producing MGSEGQRGPAARGPGQGDPQALRRDCQHRIFVNRSLALEKIKCFGFDMDYTLAMYKSPDYEELAFALLLEHLVAIGYPPEILAYKYDPTFPTRAEILHYYPNKFIQRDDMKRFHILNTLFNLTEAHLYACLVDFFTNCSRYVNCDTGYKHGNLFMSFRSMFQDVREAMDHVHLSGCLKEKTLENLEKYVVKDPRVPLLLSRMKEVGKVFLATNSDYTYTDAIMSYLFDFSNEDKADVPQRPWRSYFDLIVVDTRKPLFFAEGTVLRQVDTDTGKLRIGTYTGPLQHCAVYSGGSSDMVCDLLGVKGKDILYMGDHIFGDILKSKKRQGWRTFLVVPELARELQVWTEKSELFEELRSLDVFLAELYQHLDSGSNERPDISSIKRRIQKVTHEMDMCYGKMGSLFRCGSRQTLFANQLMRYADLYAASFINFLYYPFSYLFRAPPVLMAHESTVEHSRLDSGDAVTALPPWLAQHGDPGQQVPQDSSGEEEDDGEA from the exons ATGGGCAGCGAGGGGCAGCGGGGCCCGGCGGCCCGAGGCCCGGGGCAGGGCGACCCGCAGGCCCTCCGGAGGGACTGCCAGCACCG GATCTTTGTCAACCGGAGCCTGGCGCTGGAGAAGATCAAATGCTTTGGCTTTGACATGGACTACACCTTGGCCA TGTACAAGTCCCCTGACTATGAGGAGCTGGCCTTCGCCCTGTTGCTGGAGCACCTTGTTGCCATTGGGTACCCTCCTGAGATCCTTGCCTACAAATATGACCCCACCTTCCCCACCCG GGCCGAAATCCTCCACTATTACCCCAACAAGTTCATCCAGCGGGATGACATGAAGCGCTTCCACATCCTCAACACTCTCTTCAACCTCACAG AGGCCCACCTCTATGCCTGTCTCGTGGACTTTTTCACCAACTGCTCCAGATATGTCAA CTGTGACACCGGCTACAAGCATGGGAACCTCTTCATGTCCTTCCGCAGCATGTTCCAGGATGTGCGCGAGGCCATGGACCATGTCCACCTCTCT GGCTGTCTCAAGGAGAAGACACTAGAGAACCTGGAGAAGTATGTGGTGAAGGAT CCCCgtgtgccactgctgctgagcCGCATGAAGGAAGTGGGGAAGGTCTTCCTGGCCACCAACAGTGACTACACCTACACTGAT GCCATCATGTCCTACCTGTTTGACTTCAGCAATGAGGACAAG GCTGACGTCCCACAGCGCCCCTGGAGGTCCTATTTCGACCTGATTGTGGTGGACACCCGGAAGCCCCTCTTCTTTGCCGAGGGCACTGTCCTTCGCCAAGTCGACACG gacacagggaagctGCGCATTGGGACATACACTGGCCCCCTCCAGCACTGTGCTGTCTACTCCGGTG GCTCCTCAGATATGGTGTGTGACCTCCTGGGTGTGAAGGGCAAAGACATCCTCTATATGGGGGACCACATCTTTGGGGACATCCTCAAATCCAAGAAGCGGCAGGGCTGGCGCACCTTTTTGGTGGTTCCTGAGCTGGCCCGTGAGCTGCAGGTCTGGACAGAGAAGAGTG AGCTGTTTGAGGAGCTGCGGAGCCTGGATGTTTTCCTGGCCGAGCTGTACCA GCACTTGGACAGTGGCAGTAATGAGCGCCCAGACATCAGCTCCATCAAGCGTCGGATCCAG AAAGTCACACATGAGATGGATATGTGCTATGGGAAGATGGGCAGCCTCTTCCGCTGTGGCTCACGTCAGACACTCTTTGCCAACCAGCTGATGCGCTATGCAGACCTCTATGCTGCCTCCTTCATCAACTTCCTCTATTATCCCTTCAGCTACCTCTTCCGGGCACCGCCTGTCCTG ATGGCCCATGAGTCAACAGTGGAGCACTCTCGCCTGGACTCAGGGGATGCGGTCACTGCCCTTCCTCCCTGGCTGGCCCAGCATGGTGATCCTGGCCAGCAG GTCCCCCAGGACTCgagtggggaggaggaagatgatggAGAAGCCTGA
- the LOC136372522 gene encoding cytosolic purine 5'-nucleotidase-like isoform X8, which yields MGSEGQRGPAARGPGQGDPQALRRDCQHRAEILHYYPNKFIQRDDMKRFHILNTLFNLTGLSHTEAHLYACLVDFFTNCSRYVNCDTGYKHGNLFMSFRSMFQDVREAMDHVHLSGCLKEKTLENLEKYVVKDPRVPLLLSRMKEVGKVFLATNSDYTYTDAIMSYLFDFSNEDKADVPQRPWRSYFDLIVVDTRKPLFFAEGTVLRQVDTDTGKLRIGTYTGPLQHCAVYSGGSSDMVCDLLGVKGKDILYMGDHIFGDILKSKKRQGWRTFLVVPELARELQVWTEKSELFEELRSLDVFLAELYQHLDSGSNERPDISSIKRRIQKVTHEMDMCYGKMGSLFRCGSRQTLFANQLMRYADLYAASFINFLYYPFSYLFRAPPVLMAHESTVEHSRLDSGDAVTALPPWLAQHGDPGQQVPQDSSGEEEDDGEA from the exons ATGGGCAGCGAGGGGCAGCGGGGCCCGGCGGCCCGAGGCCCGGGGCAGGGCGACCCGCAGGCCCTCCGGAGGGACTGCCAGCACCG GGCCGAAATCCTCCACTATTACCCCAACAAGTTCATCCAGCGGGATGACATGAAGCGCTTCCACATCCTCAACACTCTCTTCAACCTCACAG GCCTCTCCCACACAGAGGCCCACCTCTATGCCTGTCTCGTGGACTTTTTCACCAACTGCTCCAGATATGTCAA CTGTGACACCGGCTACAAGCATGGGAACCTCTTCATGTCCTTCCGCAGCATGTTCCAGGATGTGCGCGAGGCCATGGACCATGTCCACCTCTCT GGCTGTCTCAAGGAGAAGACACTAGAGAACCTGGAGAAGTATGTGGTGAAGGAT CCCCgtgtgccactgctgctgagcCGCATGAAGGAAGTGGGGAAGGTCTTCCTGGCCACCAACAGTGACTACACCTACACTGAT GCCATCATGTCCTACCTGTTTGACTTCAGCAATGAGGACAAG GCTGACGTCCCACAGCGCCCCTGGAGGTCCTATTTCGACCTGATTGTGGTGGACACCCGGAAGCCCCTCTTCTTTGCCGAGGGCACTGTCCTTCGCCAAGTCGACACG gacacagggaagctGCGCATTGGGACATACACTGGCCCCCTCCAGCACTGTGCTGTCTACTCCGGTG GCTCCTCAGATATGGTGTGTGACCTCCTGGGTGTGAAGGGCAAAGACATCCTCTATATGGGGGACCACATCTTTGGGGACATCCTCAAATCCAAGAAGCGGCAGGGCTGGCGCACCTTTTTGGTGGTTCCTGAGCTGGCCCGTGAGCTGCAGGTCTGGACAGAGAAGAGTG AGCTGTTTGAGGAGCTGCGGAGCCTGGATGTTTTCCTGGCCGAGCTGTACCA GCACTTGGACAGTGGCAGTAATGAGCGCCCAGACATCAGCTCCATCAAGCGTCGGATCCAG AAAGTCACACATGAGATGGATATGTGCTATGGGAAGATGGGCAGCCTCTTCCGCTGTGGCTCACGTCAGACACTCTTTGCCAACCAGCTGATGCGCTATGCAGACCTCTATGCTGCCTCCTTCATCAACTTCCTCTATTATCCCTTCAGCTACCTCTTCCGGGCACCGCCTGTCCTG ATGGCCCATGAGTCAACAGTGGAGCACTCTCGCCTGGACTCAGGGGATGCGGTCACTGCCCTTCCTCCCTGGCTGGCCCAGCATGGTGATCCTGGCCAGCAG GTCCCCCAGGACTCgagtggggaggaggaagatgatggAGAAGCCTGA